The sequence tacctacagttctttgtacatacatgattatattattgttaaatattaacagaaatattcactaacagtaaaatttaatttcatataattcttgtctccgattatgtttatgtatgtattttaaatactaagagaatcttcttgatttcacaataaattatttattggaaaactcaaCAGAAAAAAatcgttcattttatttgtaaaataatttggggccaggatgcctccgctcctctgttgccccgaggcctccagacctctaaatcctgCCCtgaggagaaggataggaatatttcagaccttactatatgactgtgtggctgacagagagaaatgacacaaactcactttTTGAATGTCTATGACCTACTCctatgattttttattatataactgaatttacccttttttcactcccttaggaatggaaattcataattatatgtagtagtgtatgtcactctccagcccatatactatctacagtgaaacctcgttactAAGAAAGCTGACAATGGTGAGAAAAATCCTCCTAACTACGAATACTCATACTAACCGAACATAGAAAATTGCAGTCAAAGTTAAGATTCCTGAACATTCTAAAAAAAACGTCAATTTCACACCGTAACTCGAAAACGGTGCAATTTAgtgaaaaacacattaaatgaaaattttagcaaattaaattacaaaatgaaaGGGTCTCTGATTTTTTTTCGTATCTGCGATGGTTTTCATTTTAATCGGGAATGAATTGGTCTGACGCATAAGGGAGCAACGGAACACAGCTAAGTTACTGGGACCACGGTCGCGTCCTGGAAGAAGGGAGGTAAGTGAAGTGgagaaaggaaaataaaagaaTTGTGAGAAGGCCGCAAGAAGGGAGGAGCGTAGGCTTCCCATCCTGTGTAggctttgtttatttttagatttcccgCTATAGTCGAAAGCCAGCGCAGCAGCTAGCTACCAGGGGAGAACCTTGGATGACGTAAAAACACACAGACACATTCTACGGTGCTGAAAAGTTCCTTTCACCCCCTGCGGGATGTGCCTTTTCAAGCACCTTTGTTCAATGTCAACCTTCAACCtatgttagagagagagagagagaaggcgaGAGAGAGGACAATGCTGGGGAATAACAGGATGAGGAAAAGAAAAGTAGGGGAAGAGTAAAAGAGGAGGGGAACTAGCTGTCGCCTCAAGTGTGAGAGAGAGTAAGCGCATGTTAGTCACCACAATCCCGCCCACGGCCTCTCCTCTTCCCCCTTCAACCCTACCAAGGAAAGTCTTCCTCGTCACTCTTTTTAGCTGTCTCTATGTTAACTGCGTGAACTTTGCATAAAAACGCCTTTTAAATCACTCGTGCTTACGGAAGGACCGACAAGGAAACACTCGTAATTACCAGACAAATCAAGTATGATGTACACAGTCAAACTGACGGTGGATTACAAAATTCTCGTATCTTCGAAGGTCTCAGAGTATCCTGTACTCATAATCATGAGGTTCCACTGCATACACAAAGGACAAACAACCAAACAGTGGCCGTACCGTGATGAACTCGCCGAGCAGCCAGGCGTCGTCCTTGACGGCGTCTCGCACGGGGACAGCCTTGCCGCCCACCTCCACCGTGGCGCTGCCGACGTCCGGCACCTGCGTGGCCGAGTGGTTGCCCCAGATGATCACGTTCCGCACCTTCCCCACGGCAACGCCCAGGCGGGCCGCGACCTGGGCCCGGCCGCGGTTCTGGTCCAGCCGCGTCATGGCCGTGAAGTTCCCGCGCGGGATGGACGGGGCGTACTTGGAGCAGATCAGGGCGTTGGTGTTGGCCGGGTTGCCCACCACCAGCACCTTCACGTTCTTCTTGGCGTGCTTGTCCAGCGCCTCGCCCTGCGTCACAGCCGTGCACACACCGTGGCATAGTCATAGCTTTCACGGGAATACCACATGTGGAATGTAACCCACTGGAAAACattctgggtaggctgtattttgcACAATAAATCTAGGGGTTGGTTACATGAATTTACATAACGCGAAATAGAAACAATGTgtatgaaataaagaaaataattgaacACGAATATGAATACATTTCACGATACTCAATAGGTTAAATtcaaaatagaaaacaaataaattaaagtagTGCCGAAAAATAAACTAAACTGAGGGGATTTAAGAAGCAGATTATAATACAAAAGTTAACGTATATCATTGGTGTTGTATTCTATACCAGAATAGGTAGGGCTGGAGCATACAATATGacaaccaaaagttaatttttaaaaaagtatcttGTGCAAAACAAGCGTGTGAATGTTCCCCGCCCAAACCTCcgaaaccctcccccccccccccccccacaacccacAATAACACCCCTCACCACAAATTCCTGTTTTTTCGAAAGAATGTAGTGATGATAATGATGTCAGCACCCCAATGTTTGTCACATCAATGATAGTATGGTATCGAGATGCACACCAGAACTCACCATTTGCAAAAATTTGCAAACTTCATTTTCAAACACATACAAATTTCACGAATGCCTTCAAACCATGCTAAACATCAAAACCATCCCAGTGATTAGTTCCGAGCCGCGCATACAGTGCCTTTACCTGAACTTTAAATATCTTCACGTTGGCGGAGAGGAGGTCTTTGCGCTCCATGCCTTGCTTCCTCGGCATGGACCCCACCAGGAACGCCGCGTCGACGTCTTTGAAGGCCACCGCGGGGTCGTCGGTCGGGACGACTCCTGCGACCAGAGGCAGCGCGCAGTCGTGTATCTCCATCACGACCCCCTCCAGCACGCCCATCATGGGCGGGATGTCCAGGAGCAACAGCACCAGGGGCTGGTCCGCCCCGAACACGTCGCCCTTGGCTATCTGGTAGATGAGCGAGTAGGCAATCTGGCCGGCGGCTCCAGTGACGACCACTCTTATCGGGCTGGCCTGAAACACACACCGAATAGAACACCTAATTACATCACCAAGGTCTTATTTATAAATCACCTAGAACATAGTATACGGCCATCTACACATTGAAGAATATTACAACACCCTACTTTAAGACGACAGAAATATCTATATAAGCCTGACAAACAAAATCCCAATAAATCTACCACTGTATTACCATTTTTAACCAATCGACTCGACAATTCGTCAGCGAGTTTCTTCAATGTCAAATGCTAAAAAGGATTAAGTTAACCAACTGCTGAAAGAAAAAAGATCCTTAGGTTTACAGGTTAAgaaacttataaaattaaaaaattcttttaaacatttaggttaacattttataaaaataaaatttcgcaTTGTAATGTCGTCAAACTAGGGATGTTAGGATCTATTTAGAGCTATTatgggttttaacgggggttcggcctcgtggctgcaggcaggagtgcgtctcggagtttggaaattacgttcagaaattatccgggctgtttaggccacccaggacgccttgaaaataattaatgaacagattatcagaacactgcactttattcaacgtcgatacactggatggtccttttactggccgcgtccgttgtcgtaccgctgtgacacacgtaaacgccggcgaataatatgcgcgaccaggatagattgcaaagtggatCGACGGGTTGAAGCTGTGGCTACGTGTCTCTGAGTAAGATTTGACATACAGTCACGGAGTTGCGGATGCAACAAATTATACAGCAAAGTTAACGAATAGCGGAGTCcctgtgattagggtggtttgcagtctagcctgcgacaaaACTAAAGACTAGAAAAGTTATGcaatcacgtcagtgagcgacgtacgcgtaaagtctcaatgcgtggcaagatagtcacttaaaacacacgttaccaattacactaaagcatgaagaaagttacaatatgaaagttattcaatctttcacaagattctcgatgataacaattaattggctactggagcctaaaactgcgtgccaatattacgcggtccttaaactggacatggccttacgtattacgttaaaacaaaatccctaacgggaattaaatattaagttaagtgtcgcacgaagtatcgtgcgacttaagtggggtcggcgccgagctaaatgaaggtttgtagaaacttacactattgctgaaatgttgaagagaaaactagaagtgctggcccgacgttcgcggagcgtccgacccctgggaGCCCGAGTTcaagactgagcgcgagaccgcccggcggccacgcgcctaaacgcgtggaacgcgggaaaaccgacccgaccagttttggacttagaaacaaattacacaacatatgcttataagacaattagacataattacccttacatgaacccttcttttaaattgttattaatttggttgttttaattacaaaataatcaagtgtttaattaggcgcattgccacacccggccgggcgctgtcgtcgtcgcggcgttcgttgcggtgcactttcttacactttgtgaagatcgcgctcgggcgtgttcgtcgcacttcggagccagtgttgctgtggcataacgacctttgcggaccagagggagcaccggcggttggcgtcaacgaCTTATAATTAGTAAAGTTAGAGATAGTTACCAATGTCTTCACTTTTTTTACTAATTGAAGGGCTAAGGATTAGAAGAAGGCTATAAGCCAAAATTGCGAAAATGACTTTCCAGCATATTATTATAGGAAATTTCGTGTAGAATTCGTTTGTATCATTGGTTTTGTCCGTAGCCCACTTCTAACACtctaaatatagttttaaacttCTTGAGCTGCGTTGTATAGCAACATTATAATGGAGCTATCAACCAATAATATTATAACGGGGCTATCAACCACATGCCAAAGAATTAGACGAGGGTATCAGCCATACACCTCAAAATAATGAGATTTAcctttacattatttttactataCAAAAAAGCACAAAATACACAAGAACAGTCAAACATACGAGGATTAATATAAAATGGATTGTTATTTCATATTCAATAAAAAGACTACCATTGTTTCCAGTGCAATAATAGGCTGttggtttagttttaaaatactttaattactgttatactaaaaattataatgtttttttcttgaagcttaactgaattagtattgcgatatttaataatttaaaaatgtattcaaacttatttaggaaaaaattaaataatgttacatACATCTAAAACAACTCTTGAAAGTTTGGATTTAAAAGTAAGTCAAGACAGAGGTGTAGAACATGTACATTTCTCTTTTCTTTTCTAGATAGTCTTAATGTATGTACATACATCAGTAACTATTTTCCCAGTCAGCAGGATCATCTTCAGGGAATTCAGTGACACTGCATTCCTTGTCAACCAGTTGAGCTTGCTCAGCAAAATTCTttcctaaagtattttttttttgtttcagggaCAAAGTCTATTTGATCTTTTAGGTCCttcactttttttgtatttactttcACTTTTGTGTGGTACAACTTTTTCAGTGATGGCACAACTTTCGCCCGTCCAGGTCTGCAAATTCTGAATGAGTCGTATGACTCGATGTTTACACTACTATATCTGAACTTCACCTCATAAGGATCCTCTCTGTCTATCCTAAACTCTGTTACCTCACGTATTCTCACTTTCTGGGCTGACTTTGGTTTGTTGAAACCTTCATCGAAAAATGTTTTGAAGTCATATGTCACTACTTTTCATCACTAAAGTTTCAAATGGTTTCTCATTTCTAGCTTCTTTCACAACTTTTTCCTAGTCTTCAGGGGTGTGTATCGCATTCACATTCAATTTCTTCTGCCTCTCTATGTGAGAAAAATCACCGTCACATGGGAGAAAAGTATGTCCACTTACAAGAAACCGATGTCGAACAGTTGCAGCAAACTTTCTTTGCACTAGATATTACAACAAAGCAATAATTTGAAAATTCTTATTCTGCCCAGCACAACTATCTGACCAGAACACTAACTCTTGAACAGGCAGAGCTTTTCTACCACGCATAAGCACCAAAGTCTTGAGCAGAGTAGTCGCAATCTCACATGACCCACGTTTTGCATCTCCCTCAGTCCAAAGAACCATGAATGCTTCTCCAGTTGATCCAATATGTACACATTCATTATACACCCACAACTGAT comes from Bacillus rossius redtenbacheri isolate Brsri chromosome 18, Brsri_v3, whole genome shotgun sequence and encodes:
- the LOC134541230 gene encoding malate dehydrogenase, cytoplasmic, producing the protein MASPIRVVVTGAAGQIAYSLIYQIAKGDVFGADQPLVLLLLDIPPMMGVLEGVVMEIHDCALPLVAGVVPTDDPAVAFKDVDAAFLVGSMPRKQGMERKDLLSANVKIFKVQGEALDKHAKKNVKVLVVGNPANTNALICSKYAPSIPRGNFTAMTRLDQNRGRAQVAARLGVAVGKVRNVIIWGNHSATQVPDVGSATVEVGGKAVPVRDAVKDDAWLLGEFITTIQKRGAAVIAARKMSSAMSAAKAAGDHMHDLWQGTAPGEFVSMGVVSDGSYGAPKDIVFSFPVTIQNKEWKIVQGLSVDDKLKPLLEATGSELLEEKAEALAVCKH